In the Candidatus Binatia bacterium genome, one interval contains:
- a CDS encoding OB-fold domain-containing protein, translating into MTNKRRVPIKPGYFTIPEDPQEPPRLLGSRCQRCGEHYFPRRAICAKAECLSDDLVDVELGPQGTLYSFTFVHMPLFGSSNLEHMDGYGVGQIDLPEGPRVQLPLAGRREDYYIGQPLVAELDKMREEGDAEVVIVRFRPTGEAR; encoded by the coding sequence ATGACCAACAAGAGAAGAGTGCCGATTAAACCCGGCTATTTTACCATTCCAGAAGATCCTCAGGAGCCACCGCGGTTGTTGGGCAGTCGCTGCCAGCGGTGTGGCGAGCATTACTTTCCGCGGCGCGCCATCTGTGCGAAGGCCGAGTGCTTGTCCGACGATTTAGTTGACGTCGAACTGGGCCCACAGGGAACATTGTATAGTTTCACGTTTGTGCACATGCCGTTGTTTGGATCGAGCAACTTAGAACATATGGACGGCTATGGGGTGGGCCAAATCGACCTTCCCGAAGGTCCAAGGGTGCAGTTGCCGTTGGCTGGCCGCAGGGAGGACTACTACATCGGGCAGCCACTTGTGGCTGAGCTCGATAAGATGCGCGAAGAGGGGGACGCGGAGGTGGTCATTGTGCGATTTCGCCCAACGGGAGAGGCGCGATGA
- a CDS encoding thiolase family protein, which yields MRDVAVLGVGMYRFGMWDVPNAVMAREAGLAALRDANLSFRDVQAAYVGHIFAPVMSAVRVMKEFGLTGLPVQHVENASATGSAAFREACLQVAAGTYDVVMVLGFDKMTSMIQQSTQGTAPENMEDAILPAAFFALWATRRMHERGMKPEHLAKIAAKNWNNGALNPMAQRQAQEVTTPERVLRSRMVAWPLTTMMSCPMGDGAACAIVGRADLAKRLRPERPVVRVVASALQTEKYAPGHLFMGPVVGPPQMTVDTAAQAYNEAGVGPEDLDLVQVHDAFAIEELEYYELLGLCRPGDAEKCIEEGDFELHGRLPVSTDGGLIARGHPGGPTGLAQIWETTLQLRGEAGKRQVEGARIGLCHMMGGGSVCVIHILQRD from the coding sequence ATGAGAGACGTAGCCGTTCTTGGTGTCGGCATGTATCGCTTCGGCATGTGGGATGTGCCGAATGCGGTGATGGCGCGGGAGGCGGGCCTTGCGGCGTTGCGCGATGCCAACTTGTCGTTTCGCGATGTGCAAGCCGCATATGTCGGGCACATTTTTGCTCCGGTCATGAGCGCTGTCCGGGTGATGAAAGAATTCGGGCTAACCGGACTCCCCGTTCAGCATGTAGAGAATGCCTCGGCTACCGGCTCCGCCGCGTTCCGCGAAGCTTGTTTGCAGGTCGCCGCGGGGACGTACGACGTCGTGATGGTTCTCGGTTTCGACAAGATGACGAGTATGATCCAGCAATCGACGCAGGGCACGGCCCCGGAAAATATGGAGGATGCAATCCTACCTGCTGCCTTCTTTGCCTTGTGGGCAACGCGGCGGATGCATGAGCGGGGCATGAAGCCAGAGCACCTGGCGAAAATTGCTGCCAAAAACTGGAATAACGGGGCCCTGAATCCCATGGCTCAACGGCAAGCGCAGGAGGTAACCACACCGGAGCGAGTACTGCGCTCGCGGATGGTGGCCTGGCCTCTGACAACGATGATGTCTTGTCCCATGGGGGACGGTGCAGCATGTGCGATCGTTGGTCGGGCGGACCTTGCAAAGCGGCTGCGACCGGAACGGCCGGTGGTGCGCGTGGTGGCTTCAGCCTTACAAACGGAAAAGTACGCGCCAGGGCACCTCTTCATGGGCCCGGTTGTGGGCCCTCCGCAAATGACCGTGGATACCGCTGCACAGGCGTACAACGAAGCTGGTGTCGGCCCGGAAGACTTGGATCTTGTGCAGGTTCATGACGCCTTCGCGATCGAGGAGCTCGAATACTACGAGCTCCTCGGTTTGTGCAGGCCTGGGGATGCGGAGAAGTGCATTGAAGAGGGAGACTTCGAGCTGCACGGGCGCCTGCCTGTTTCTACCGATGGCGGCCTGATCGCGCGTGGCCACCCAGGAGGGCCGACGGGGCTAGCGCAAATTTGGGAGACGACCTTGCAGCTTCGCGGAGAAGCGGGAAAACGCCAAGTCGAGGGCGCAAGAATAGGGCTTTGCCACATGATGGGCGGTGGCAGTGTTTGCGTGATCCATATTTTGCAGCGCGACTGA
- a CDS encoding acyl-CoA dehydrogenase produces MDLRLSPSEEVFRREVRAWLERNLPPGWGTADYRPPRTAEEQVAFARSWQRKLYDGGWAGITWPKEYGGRGASVIEQLIYNEEYARLAAPDILCLKIGLSLVGPTLMACGTEQQKRRFLGPILRGEEIWCQGFSEPNAGSDLASVRTRAERSGDELVVTGQKIWTSVARYADWCMLVTRTRADGPKHHGLTFLLVDMKSPGITVRPLREMTGEAWFNEVFFDQVRVPLENVVGEIDRGWDVVMATLGHERAGTTPHVRLQAEARRLANLVKTTPFGRGSAADDPVVRQKVAQSWIETSILRFSAYRNVTRLSRTGVPGPEGSILKLFWSELEQRLKDTAFEVLGLRGMLTSEDRGCADGGFWCHELLWSRSATIYAGTSEIQRNIIAQRVLGLPRG; encoded by the coding sequence ATGGACCTACGCTTGTCGCCTTCGGAAGAGGTATTTCGCCGTGAGGTGCGGGCCTGGCTTGAGCGCAACTTACCTCCCGGATGGGGCACGGCTGACTACCGTCCCCCTCGGACTGCTGAAGAACAGGTCGCGTTCGCGCGGAGCTGGCAACGAAAGCTGTATGACGGTGGTTGGGCCGGCATTACCTGGCCGAAGGAGTACGGTGGCCGGGGAGCAAGTGTTATTGAACAGCTAATTTACAACGAAGAATATGCGCGCCTGGCGGCACCAGATATTTTGTGCCTCAAAATCGGTCTGAGTCTCGTTGGGCCAACACTGATGGCATGTGGCACCGAACAGCAGAAGCGGCGCTTCCTTGGCCCCATCCTCCGCGGCGAAGAAATTTGGTGTCAGGGGTTTTCAGAGCCCAACGCAGGTTCCGACTTGGCTTCGGTGCGTACCCGCGCAGAGCGCTCGGGTGATGAATTGGTGGTGACCGGCCAAAAGATCTGGACGAGCGTTGCTCGCTACGCTGACTGGTGCATGCTCGTCACGCGTACCCGTGCTGACGGGCCGAAACATCATGGGCTCACGTTCCTTTTGGTGGATATGAAAAGCCCCGGCATTACCGTGCGGCCGCTTCGGGAGATGACCGGCGAGGCATGGTTTAACGAGGTGTTCTTCGACCAGGTCAGAGTTCCGTTGGAAAATGTAGTCGGGGAGATCGACCGCGGTTGGGACGTTGTCATGGCGACCTTGGGACACGAACGCGCCGGCACGACGCCCCACGTACGCCTGCAGGCTGAAGCCCGACGCCTCGCGAATCTTGTGAAGACAACACCCTTTGGGCGCGGCAGCGCGGCTGACGATCCGGTCGTTCGCCAGAAAGTGGCACAATCATGGATCGAGACGAGCATCTTGCGCTTCAGCGCCTACCGCAATGTAACCCGTTTGTCCCGCACCGGTGTCCCGGGACCGGAGGGGTCAATCTTGAAGCTGTTTTGGAGTGAGTTGGAACAGAGGCTGAAGGATACGGCGTTTGAAGTACTTGGCTTACGAGGTATGTTGACGTCTGAGGACCGGGGCTGTGCCGACGGAGGCTTCTGGTGTCACGAGCTGTTGTGGTCGCGCTCCGCCACCATTTATGCCGGCACTTCGGAGATTCAGCGGAACATCATCGCGCAGCGTGTGTTGGGCCTGCCTAGGGGCTAG
- a CDS encoding NUDIX hydrolase, producing the protein MAVMASVWRFCPFCGGELAAGPRSPHWHCSLCGLTHYRNPAVGVAVILMESNQVLLTCRSRGRYAGLWCVPCGYVEWDEDVRRAAQREVKEETGLEIVVLDVCDVRSNFHDRDRQTVGIWFWGKRIGGELKPGDDASDARFFPLDALPPLAFPTDSAVLADIRRGTLVAPTSGEH; encoded by the coding sequence ATGGCCGTTATGGCGAGCGTGTGGCGCTTCTGTCCGTTTTGTGGAGGAGAATTGGCGGCGGGGCCGCGTTCACCGCATTGGCATTGTTCCCTTTGCGGGCTCACTCACTACCGGAATCCCGCAGTCGGCGTTGCAGTGATTTTGATGGAATCGAATCAAGTTTTGCTCACGTGCCGGTCGCGGGGGCGCTACGCTGGGCTTTGGTGTGTGCCATGCGGCTACGTCGAATGGGATGAAGATGTTCGCCGCGCGGCACAACGTGAAGTCAAGGAAGAAACCGGCCTCGAGATCGTCGTTCTCGATGTATGTGACGTGAGGTCAAACTTCCACGACAGAGACCGTCAGACTGTCGGGATTTGGTTTTGGGGCAAGCGCATTGGAGGCGAGCTCAAGCCAGGAGACGATGCCTCCGATGCCAGGTTTTTCCCACTCGATGCCCTCCCTCCCCTAGCCTTTCCAACTGATTCTGCCGTGCTTGCGGACATCCGGCGCGGTACTTTGGTAGCGCCAACAAGCGGTGAGCATTGA
- a CDS encoding outer membrane lipoprotein-sorting protein — MQLKRLLSLACVSVLLTLFTVAFRSSAQDGSRARSILEAARRLADGERKWNDRTQELKLRIVDRRGGERSRELLIKVKKYDNDRTRSIVFFSAPEDVRGVGMLQWADPKGKDEQWLYLPELGKTRQISGAAKRESFVGTDFSYEDLAVITQILDWEDTEARAEYLREETLDGAACHVLEFTPTGKEISYAKVRAWVDAKELIVRKYEMIDKNGQVAKTLLVGDIRPVGAIPTPFHMEMRNESTGSRTIVDFLKVSYDSNLSDEEFTQRALERGL; from the coding sequence ATGCAGCTTAAAAGGCTTTTGTCCTTGGCATGTGTTTCAGTGCTTTTGACCCTGTTCACCGTTGCTTTCCGGTCGAGTGCTCAGGACGGGAGCCGCGCACGCTCCATCCTCGAGGCTGCGCGGCGCCTCGCCGACGGTGAGCGGAAGTGGAACGATCGCACCCAGGAGCTGAAGCTTCGCATCGTTGACCGCCGCGGCGGGGAGCGATCGCGGGAACTGCTGATCAAGGTCAAGAAGTATGACAATGATCGCACTCGCTCGATCGTGTTTTTTTCAGCACCAGAGGACGTCCGCGGCGTGGGCATGCTGCAATGGGCAGATCCAAAGGGCAAGGATGAACAGTGGCTGTATCTTCCCGAACTTGGCAAGACTCGCCAAATCAGCGGGGCGGCAAAGCGTGAGAGCTTTGTCGGTACGGACTTCAGTTACGAAGACTTAGCGGTGATCACGCAAATCCTGGACTGGGAAGACACCGAAGCCCGAGCCGAATATCTGCGGGAGGAGACCCTCGACGGTGCCGCTTGCCACGTGTTGGAATTCACTCCCACCGGCAAGGAGATCAGTTACGCCAAGGTACGTGCATGGGTAGACGCGAAAGAATTGATCGTTCGGAAGTACGAGATGATCGACAAAAACGGACAAGTGGCCAAAACGCTGCTAGTCGGCGACATCCGCCCGGTGGGCGCGATCCCGACCCCGTTCCACATGGAAATGCGGAACGAATCGACCGGGAGCCGGACAATTGTGGACTTCTTAAAAGTCTCGTACGACTCGAACCTCAGCGACGAAGAGTTCACCCAGCGAGCACTCGAGCGAGGGCTCTAA
- a CDS encoding CDP-alcohol phosphatidyltransferase family protein, with amino-acid sequence MLTLPNFLTLLRIAAVPVFLIALTSGHYAAALALFLLAGITDAVDGALARVMESKSSIGASLDPLADKLLVVSSFLSLTWYGILPVWLFILVATRDVVILVGYIVLYFFAEPIEVAPSMISKVNTFFGMLTIGFALLTLARPDLPMGVVNPILWYVTATTTAVSGLHYVYTGLLWVQGYGSHTGKQAESR; translated from the coding sequence ATGCTCACTCTACCAAACTTCCTCACGCTCCTACGGATTGCTGCGGTACCGGTCTTCTTGATCGCGCTCACGAGTGGGCATTATGCAGCTGCTTTGGCATTATTTCTTCTTGCCGGAATCACCGACGCAGTCGACGGGGCACTCGCACGCGTCATGGAGAGCAAAAGCAGCATCGGCGCGAGCCTCGACCCGCTTGCCGATAAGCTTTTGGTGGTAAGTTCCTTTCTAAGTCTGACGTGGTACGGAATACTTCCCGTCTGGCTCTTCATCCTCGTCGCCACGCGGGATGTCGTCATCCTCGTGGGCTACATCGTGTTGTACTTCTTTGCAGAGCCGATCGAGGTTGCACCTTCAATGATCAGCAAGGTGAACACGTTTTTCGGTATGCTTACCATTGGCTTTGCACTCCTCACTCTAGCGCGACCTGATCTGCCCATGGGGGTTGTGAACCCGATCCTCTGGTACGTCACGGCCACAACCACTGCCGTTTCTGGCTTACATTACGTTTACACCGGCTTGCTGTGGGTCCAGGGCTATGGCAGCCATACGGGCAAACAAGCTGAATCGCGGTGA
- a CDS encoding response regulator: MADERTSQLARPARILLVEDNPDDVELVKRALRRGHVDNPLTVIGNGRDALDLLVREANRFDRAPFDLVLLDLTLPGLDGRVLLQEIQADKRLRRMPVLVLTGSAREEDWISSYKSGAVAFLRKPFDLHGFLSTIGDLYGYRIVIVRDEA; this comes from the coding sequence ATGGCGGACGAAAGGACTTCGCAGTTGGCTCGCCCTGCGAGAATTCTGCTCGTCGAGGACAACCCCGACGATGTGGAGCTTGTGAAACGGGCATTGCGTCGAGGTCACGTGGACAACCCGCTGACGGTTATCGGGAACGGGCGAGATGCCCTGGATCTTCTAGTGAGGGAGGCAAATCGCTTCGATCGTGCTCCCTTTGACCTGGTCTTGTTAGACCTCACGCTGCCTGGGCTGGATGGGCGGGTACTTCTTCAGGAAATCCAGGCAGACAAGCGTTTGCGGCGCATGCCGGTGTTGGTGCTTACCGGGTCGGCGCGGGAAGAGGACTGGATCAGCTCTTACAAGTCGGGAGCAGTCGCGTTTCTACGGAAGCCGTTCGATCTGCACGGGTTTCTGTCGACAATTGGCGATCTTTATGGCTATCGGATCGTCATCGTGAGAGACGAAGCCTAG